One Salmo trutta chromosome 12, fSalTru1.1, whole genome shotgun sequence genomic region harbors:
- the LOC115203604 gene encoding troponin I, fast skeletal muscle, whose product MSDKKMTTSRRNYLKSLMLQIAAGLLEAEAVEAEAEKARYMEENCPAPQFLVCMAELTDLCKKLHQNIERIDEERYDMSTKVTKSEKEVEDLKMKVVELNGKFRKPVLKRVRMSADAMLQALLGSKHKVSMDLRSNLKQVKKEVKEEDKDAVGDWRKNIEDKSDRKKMFETNKE is encoded by the exons ATGTCTGA TAAAAAGATGACCACGAGCCGGAGGAACTACCTGAAG AGCTTGATGCTCCAGATCGCTGCCGGCTTGCTCGAGGCTGAGGCGGTTGAGGCTGAGGCAGAGAAGGCCAGGTACATGGAGGAGAACTGCCCTGCTCCACAATTCTTGGTATGCATGGCAGAGCTCACG gacttGTGCAAGAAGCTCCATCAGAATATCGAGAGGATTGATGAGGAGAGATATGACATGTCAACCAAGGTGACCAAGTCCGAGAAGGAG GTTGAGGACTTGAAGATGAAGGTAGTTGAACTGAATGGCAAGTTCAGGAAGCCCGTCTTGAAGAGAGTGCGTATGTCTGCTGATGCTATGCTCCAGGCTCTGCTGGGCTCCAAACACAAGGTGTCCATGGATCTGAGGTCCAACCTGAAGCAGGTCAAGAAGGAGGTCAAGGAGGAG GACAAAGATGCTGTGGGTGACTGGCGTAAGAACATTGAAGACAAATCAGACAGAAAGAAGATGTTTGAGACTAATAAGGAGTAG